A window of the Paralichthys olivaceus isolate ysfri-2021 chromosome 5, ASM2471397v2, whole genome shotgun sequence genome harbors these coding sequences:
- the tbc1d16 gene encoding TBC1 domain family member 16, translating into MSLGRLLRRASSKASDLLTFNPGAGGSSLRSGLDGEIIFSKNNVCVHPTEPLPGLAEHHPGYLCVHVEKDESLGTTLILTWVPNSRIQKQDEEALRYITPESSPVRRNARHRGRRPHSRHPAAQEEDEDEERNITSSTSTESHNLVVEAGADASSHQQQLPLAVEEGDEGSCELSDEVSRDSTMGSDSDTFSSPFCLSPVSEALCESSGSVFLDNETRELCEEAMTHSASSASSLDSHAPSESSGQLQGVRWEEQQKVLALEQLCGVFRVDLGHMRSLRLFFSDEACTSGQLVIASRESQYKILHFHHAGLDKLAEVFQQWKCCRETQLKDQVSNEKSCMQFSIKRATLPSAESHPEEKLYRRLDVTTWLRHLNHTGQVEEEYKLRKAIFFGGIDPSIRGEVWPFLLHYYSYDSTSQEREAWRLQKRTHYHDIQQRRLSMSPEEHSEFWRKVQFTVDKDVVRTDRSNHFFRGENNPNVEIMRRILLNYAVFNPDMGYCQGMSDLVAPLLTEIQDESDTFWCFVGLMENTIFISSPRDEDMERQLMYLRELLRLMLPHFHQHLTRLGEDGLQLLFCHRWILLCFKREFPDTEALRMWEACWAHYQTDYFHLFLCVAIIVLYGEDVTEQQLATDQMLLHFSNLSMHMNGELVLRKARSLLYQFRLLPRIPCSLHDLCKLCGPGMWDSRYIPTVECSGEHPDSQSCPYGGTSTPQPSSPSPSSTPSPSPNPTPTPPAEGKRGSKTREIFTFRKQS; encoded by the exons ATGTCTCTGGGTCGGCTCCTGCGGCGCGCCTCCTCCAAGGCCTCGGACCTCCTGACCTTTAACCCCGGGGCCGGGGGCTCATCTCTACGCTCGGGACTGGACGGCGAGATCATCTTCtccaaaaataatgtttgtgtgcaccCTACGGAGCCCCTGCCTGGCCTGGCTGAGCACCACCCAG GCTACCTGTGTGTCCACGTGGAGAAGGATGAGAGCCTTGGCACCACTCTGATTCTGACCTGGGTGCCCAATTCCCGCATCCAGAAACAAGATGAGGAGGCGCTGCGCTACATCACACCCGAGAGCTCGCCTGTTCGCAGGAACGCACGCCACCGAGGCAGACG ACCCCACTCCCGTCACCCAGCAgctcaggaggaagatgaggatgaagagaggaaTATAACCAGCAGCACCTCCACAGAGAGCCACAACCTGGTGGTGGAGGCTGGAGCGGACGCCTCctcacaccagcagcagctgcccTTGGCTGTGGAGGAGGGGGATGAGGGTTCCTGCGAGCTGTCGGATGAAGTGAGCAGGGACAGCACCATGGGTTCGGACTCAGATAccttctcctcccccttctGCTTGTCCCCCGTCAGTGAGGCCCTCTGTGAAAGCAGCGGCTCCGTCTTCCTGGACAATGAAACCAG AGAGCTGTGTGAGGAGGCCATGACCCACTCAGCCAGCTCGGCCTCCAGCCTGGACAGCCATGCCCCGTCAGAGAGCAGCGGCCAGTTGCAGGGCGTGCGCtgggaggagcagcagaaggTGCTGGCTCTGGAGCAGTTGTGCGGAGTTTTCAGGGTGGACCTGGGTCACATGAGGTCGCTGAGACTCTTCTTCAG tgacgAGGCATGTACCAGTGGCCAGCTGGTGATAGCTAGCAGAGAGAGCCAATATAAGATCCTGCACTTCCATCACGCTGGCCTGGACAAGCTGGCTGAGGTCTTCCAACAGTGGAAGTGCTGCAGGGAAACTCAGCTCAAAGACCAG GTGTCAAATGAGAAATCCTGCATGCAGTTTTCCATTAAAAGGGCCACGCTACCATCAGCGGAGAGCCACCCAGAGGAGAAGCTTTATCGAAGGCTGGATGTCACCACCTGGCTACGCCATCTCAACCACACTGGACAGGTTGAGGAGGAGTATAAGCTTCGTAAG GCCATCTTCTTCGGTGGTATTGACCCATCCATCCGTGGCGAGGTGTGGCCTTTCCTGCTGCACTACTACAGCTACGACTCCACATCCCAGGAGAGGGAGGCTTGGAGACTGCAGAAACGCACCCACTATCATGACATccagcagaggag ACTGTCTATGAGCCCAGAGGAGCACAGTGAGTTCTGGAGAAAGGTCCAGTTCACAGTAGATAAAGATGTGGTGAGAACAGACCGCAGCAACCACTtcttcagaggagagaataACCCCAATGTGGAAATCATGAG GCGGATTCTGCTCAACTATGCAGTCTTTAATCCAGACATGGGCTACTGCCAGGGCATGTCTGACCTGGTGGCCCCGCTGCTCACTGAGATCCAGGATGAAAGCGACACCTTCTGGTGCTTTGTCGGCCTCATGGAGAACACCATCTTCATCAGCTCGCCGCGAGATGAGGACATGGAGAGGCAGCTG ATGTACCTGCGGGAGCTGCTGCGCCTCATGCTGCCCCACTTCCACCAGCACCTGACCAGGCTCGGGGAGGACGGCCTCCAGCTGCTGTTCTGCCATCGCTGGATCCTGCTCTGCTTCAAGCGAGAGTTCCCCGACACAGAGGCTCTGCGCATGTGGGAGGCCTGCTGGGCCCACTACCAG ACGGACTATTTCCACTTGTTCCTGTGTGTGGCCATCATTGTTCTCTATGGGGAGGAtgtgacagagcagcagcttgcCACTGACCAAATGCTGCTTCACTTCAGCAACCTCTCCATGCACATGAATGGAGAACTGGTGCTAAGAAAG GCCCGCAGCCTCCTCTACCAGTTCCGCCTCCTACCCAGGATCCCATGCAGCCTTCATGACCTTTGTAAACTATGTGGCCCGGGGATGTGGGACAGCCGGTACATCCCCACTGTGGAGTGTTCGGGTGAACACCCAGACTCACAGAGCTGCCCCTATGGAGGCACCTCCACCCCACAGCCCTCCTCACCATCCCCATCATCTACGCCCTCACCTTCTCCGAACCCCACCCCCACGCCTCCAGCGGAGGGCAAGAGAGGATCCAAAACCCGGGAGATTTTCACTTTCCGGAAACAGTCCTGA